In the Quercus lobata isolate SW786 chromosome 5, ValleyOak3.0 Primary Assembly, whole genome shotgun sequence genome, one interval contains:
- the LOC115991266 gene encoding uncharacterized protein LOC115991266: protein MAGDPLKRNQNLYCAYHQELGHTTDDCRNLKNYLDRLVREGKLRHLLHRPERWQEPSNNETRQSTLRPPIGTINVIFAAPRRTGSVPFRVMSVSSFLTKPDDRESKRARMSATPLIGFTEEDKQGTIQPHDDALVVTFRIGGYDVKRVLVDQGNAVEIMYPDLYKGLNLKQEDLSPYDSPLVSFEGKVVIPRGMIRLPMQTNSDVVEVSFIVVDAYSPYTAIVAGHGFMH from the coding sequence atggctggCGACCCTTTGAAGCGTAATCAGAACCTGTATTGCGCATACCATCAGGAGCTAGGTCACACTACTGATGATTGCAGGAACCTGAAAAACTATTTAGACCGGCtcgtccgagaagggaagctgAGACATCTGCTGCATCGCCCTGAAAGATGGCAAGAACCATCAAACAATGAAACCAGACAAAGTACATtgaggccacccattggcacaattaatgtcattttCGCCGCACCTAGAAGGACAGGCTCTGTCCCCTTCAGGGTAATGTCAGTGAGCAGTTTCCTAACTAAGCCAGACGACAGGGAATCCAAGAGAGCTAGAATGAGCGCCACGCCATTAATCGGGTTCACGGAGGAAGACAAACAAGGAACTATccaaccccacgatgatgccttAGTCGTTACGTTCAGAATAGGAGGttatgacgtgaaaagggtgttagttgATCAAGGCAACGCAgtggagataatgtaccctgatttgtATAAGGGACTGAACTTGAAGCAGGAAGACCTGTCGCCATACGATTCCCCCTTAGTTAGCTTTGAAGGAAAGGTCGTCATCCCGAGAGGCATGATTAGGTTGCCTATGCAAACAAACTCAGATGTGGTAGAAGTGAGCTTCATTGTCGTAGATGCATACTCCCCTTACACAGCTATCGTGGCCGGCCATGGCTTCATGCACTAG
- the LOC115991267 gene encoding uncharacterized protein LOC115991267, which produces MTTVPTAGSGGPAMEVNYEELEKVLVGSDPERFFQIGSELPPQEKSALTAFLRQNIDVFAWDPYEAPGVDPDFICHHLNVNLAITPKRQAPRRLSKEHTDAVREEMGKNIEVYIDDMVVKSKLAPNHIDDLGNVFQILRKYKLRLNATKCSFGVGSGNFLGYMVTHRGVEANPDQIRAIHSLQPPWNPKEVQKLTGMIAALNRFISRSADRCRPFFLLLHKWKGFEWNEECAIAFQQLKEYLAQPPIMSSPEADEVLFAYIAVAPHAEAETRYLPLEKAILAIVQATRKLPHYFQAHTVVVLTQLPLKSILRSADYTSRIAKWGMILGTFDIRYMPRTAVKGQVLADLVAEFAEPTAEGKEVSVLLGAGERVSSTVSPRRLTWWKAYIDGASNQRGSRLGLVLLSPEGITIEKSLRLGFSATNNEAEYEALLEGMRMIRKMGGKSVDMFSDSRLIVGQVNGDMEAKDERMQEYLVWVKHLQTQFHRFRLTHVPRSGNTHADSLATLATSSAQPLPRVILVEKILRPLTEKANGIGIHNIRAGPSWMDPIVLYLKHDTLPDDKVEAGKIRRKATRFWLSEDSKLYRRLFSGPYLLCVHPEAAELILEELHEGICGSHTGGRSLSHRALTLGYWWPSMHKEALDYVKKCDQC; this is translated from the exons atgaCTACGGTCCCAACTGCGGGCAGTGGAGGACCAGCCATGGAGGTGAACTATGAGGAGTTGGAGAAAGTACTTGTCGGATCTGACCCTGAGaggttttttcaaattggttCGGAATTGCCGCCCCAAGAGAAGTCAGCACTGACTGCTTTCCTCCGACAGAATATAGACGTGTTTGCTTGGGACCCCTATGAGGCCCCCGGGGTCGACCCAGATTTCATCTGCCACCACCTTAATGTGAACCTGGCCATAACACCTAAAAGGCAGGCTCCTCGACGACTGTCGAAAGAACATACCGACGCCGTGAGAGAAGAG ATGGGTAAAAACATTGAAGTgtacatagacgacatggtggttaaAAGTAAGTTGGCTCCCAACCATATTGATGATCTCGGCAACGTTTTTCAAATACTAAGAAAGTATAAACTACGGCTGAACGCaaccaaatgttcatttggagtGGGATCTGGAAATttcttgggctatatggtgactcaCAGAGGCGTTGAGGCTAACCCTGACCAAATAAGAGCCATCCATAGCTTGCAGCCTCCTTGGAACCCTAAAGAAGTCCAAAAGCTTACTGGTATGATAGCAgctttaaaccgtttcatctcGCGCTCAGCAGATAGATGCAGGccattttttctcctattacacaagtggaaaggatttgagtggaaTGAGGAGTGCGCTATAGCTTTCCAACAGCTAAAGGAATACCTCGCCCAACCGCCAATTATGTCCAGCCCCGAGGCCGAcgaggttttgtttgcctacatAGCAGTGGCCCCGCATGCA GAGGCAGAAACCCGTTACCTTCCCCTCGAAAAGGCTATCTTGGCCATCGTACAGGCCACAAGAAAGCTGCCCCACTACTTTCAAGCACACACTGTTGTGGTGTTAACTCAACTCCCCTTAAAGTCCATCCTGCGCAGCGCCGATTACACAAGTAGAATTGCAAAATGGGGAATGATTTTGGGCACCTTTGACATtagatacatgcctcgcaccgctGTAAAGGGCCAGGTCCTCGCCGACCTAGTGGCAGAATTTGCGGAGCCTACAGCAGAAGGAAAGGAAGTGTCGGTCTTACTGGGGGCTGGTGAGCGGGTGAGCAGCACAGTTTCCCCGCGTAGACTCACTTGGTGGAAAGCATACATTGATGGCGCATCGAACCAAAGGGGCTCAAGGTTAGGACTTGTCCTGCTCTCACCTGAAGGGATAACCATAGAGAAGTCATTAAGACTCGGTTTTTCagccacgaataacgaagccgaATATGAGGCGCTATTGGAGGGAATGAGAATGATCCGAAAAATGGGGGGGAAATCCGTAGACATGTTCTCGGATTCAAGACTTATTGTGGGGCAGGTAAATGGAGACATGGAGGCAAAGgacgaaagaatgcaagagtatctagtTTGGGTTAAGCACCTGCAGACCCAATTTCATCGCTTCCGCTTGACGCACGTACCCAGAAGTGGGAACACTCATGCTGATTCTCTCGCGACGttggctacctcctcggctcaaCCCCTACCTCGAGTCATTCTGGTAGAAAAGATCCTCCGTCCACTAACAGAGAAGGCCAATGGGATTGGAATACATAACATCAGGGCGGGaccgagctggatggaccctatcgTTCTGTACTTAAAGCATGACACCTTGCCAGATGATAAGGTTGAGGCTGGCAAAATCAGGAGAAAAGCTACTCGATTCTGGTTGTCGGAGGACTCCAAGCTTTACAGACGCTTGTTCTCAGGGCCATATTTGCTATGTGTGCACCCAGAGGCTGCTGAACTCATCCTGGAAGAGTTAcacgaaggaatttgtggaagtcacacggGGGGTAGGTCTTTGTCTCACAGAGCCTTAACGctgggttattggtggccgagcatgcataaGGAAGCCCTGgattatgtgaagaagtgcgaccaatgcTAG